The Streptomyces fungicidicus nucleotide sequence GCGCTGCGTGAGCGCCTGGGTTCCCGCTTCGCAGGAGCCTGGATCGACCAGAAGCACGGCGGCAGGCTGACCGTCGCCGTCACCCGGTCGACGGCCACGGCCCTCGTCGAGGCCCGGTCCGCGCAGGCTCAGGCACCCGACACGACCACCGTCGTCGTCGACCGCAGCCTGCGGCAACTCGACCGCATGTCCGCAGGACTGGCCCACCGTATCGCCGCAGCGAACAAGGGCGCCGCCCACGGCCTGCAGTCCGCGGTGGTGGTGCAGGACAACAAGGTTCGTCTGGACCTGCCACGGGGCAAGACCCTCACCCCCGCCCAGCACGCAGTCGTGGAGTGGGCGAAGCGGACCCTCGGCGATGGCCTCGAGGTCAGCACCTACGCGCATGCCTCCGAACCCTTCTACTGCGGCGGCCAGTACTCGTGCGACCCCCCGCTGCGCTCGGGCCTGGCCATCTACGGCACGAACGTCCGCTGCTCCAGCGCCTTCATGGCGTACAGCGGCAGCAGCTACTACATGATGACCGCCGGCCACTGTGCGGAGGACAGCTCGTACTGGGAGGTCCCCACCTACAGCTACGGCTACCAGGGGGTCGGTCACGTCGCCGACTACACCTTCGGCTACTACGGCGACTCCGCGATCGTCAGGGTCGACGACCCCGGCTTCTGGCAGCCGCGCGGCTGGGTCTACCCCTCGACCCGCATCACCAACTGGGACTACGACTACGTCGGCCAGTACGTGTGCAAGCAGGGCTCCACGACCGGCTACACCTGCGGGCAGATCACCGAGACCAACGCAACGGTGTCCTACCCAGGCCGCACCCTGACCGGCATGACCTGGTCCACCGCATGCGACGCTCCCGGTGACAGCGGCAGCGGCGTCTACGACGGCTCAACGGCCCACGGCATCCTCAGCGGGGGGCCGAACAGCGGATGCGGCATGATCCACGAACCGATCAGCCGAGCACTGGCGGACCGCGGGGTCACGCTGCTGGCCGGCTAAGCAGCCCGGGCGGACCGTGAGTACGCCGCCCCGGTCACATCACGAGGACGTCGACCGCCGCACGCGCGGTCGGCGTCTTTCCCCGTGCTCCGCTCCGTCCGCCACCCAGCGGACTGGGGGCGGGGGCGTGGCACGTCGTGCACGCCGCAGCGCGGTGGAACCCGTCGGCCGATTAGACCGTACCGGGGAGCGCCTTTCCGGCTCCGTTCGTGGGACGGGCGGGTGCGTATGCGCGCGTCACCCATTTCTGGAAGTGCGGAGCCTG carries:
- a CDS encoding protease; translation: MKSLPARRRRRAMWSLIMSVGLTCALATPAVGSGDQGTSRLSASQQAAAGQLAADQHISTQEAQRRVLRQERLTGVATALRERLGSRFAGAWIDQKHGGRLTVAVTRSTATALVEARSAQAQAPDTTTVVVDRSLRQLDRMSAGLAHRIAAANKGAAHGLQSAVVVQDNKVRLDLPRGKTLTPAQHAVVEWAKRTLGDGLEVSTYAHASEPFYCGGQYSCDPPLRSGLAIYGTNVRCSSAFMAYSGSSYYMMTAGHCAEDSSYWEVPTYSYGYQGVGHVADYTFGYYGDSAIVRVDDPGFWQPRGWVYPSTRITNWDYDYVGQYVCKQGSTTGYTCGQITETNATVSYPGRTLTGMTWSTACDAPGDSGSGVYDGSTAHGILSGGPNSGCGMIHEPISRALADRGVTLLAG